In one Nicotiana tomentosiformis chromosome 6, ASM39032v3, whole genome shotgun sequence genomic region, the following are encoded:
- the LOC104103406 gene encoding uncharacterized protein isoform X2, producing the protein MGTVIDSHFLGLTAIVTVGYQFIFFIITALLKFDKVTDFAGGTNFIVLAALTLILKGSWNFRQVVLSVFVVVWGLRLGLFLLMRILQWGEDRRFDDKRDNLGKLAVFWIFQAIWVWTVSLPVTVVNASDHQPSLQAVDIIGWIMWSIGFSVEITADQQKLAFKNSPENRGKWCNVGVWKYSRHPNYFGEILLWWGIFVASTPVLEGAEWLVILGPIFLTLLLLFVSGIPLLEESADKKHGNVAEYRVYKRTTSPLILLPPGLYGKLPPWFKTVFLFEFPLYSRNLAQDELS; encoded by the exons ATGGGGACAGTAATCGACTCCCATTTCTTGGGACTAACTGCCATTGTTACA GTTGGTTACCAGTTTATCTTTTTTATAATTACAGCACTCCTCAAGTTTGATAAAGTGACTGACTTCGCGG GAGGTACAAATTTCATTGTGCTTGCTGCTTTAACTTTGATACTAAAGGGTTCATGGAATTTTCGACAG GTGGTTTTGTCTGTGTTTGTCGTGGTATGGGGCCTTCGACTCGGGCTATTTCTATTAATGAG GATATTACAGTGGGGCGAGGATAGACGTTTTGATGATAAGCGTGATAATCTGGGTAAATTGGCAGTATTTTGGATATTTCAG GCAATCTGGGTATGGACTGTTAGTTTACCGGTAACAGTTGTTAATGCAAGTGACCACCAGCCATCTCTTCAAGCAGTAGACATTATTGGTTGGATTATGTGGTCTATTGGATTTTCAGTGGAGATTACAGCTGACCAACAAAAGTTGGCATTCAAGAACTCCCCAGAGAATAGAGGAAAGTGGTGCAATGTTGGAGTTTGGAAGTATTCCCGTCATCCAAACTATTTTGGCGAG ATCCTTCTGTGGTGGGGAATATTTGTGGCTTCGACACCAGTGCTTGAGGGTGCTGAATGGCTCGTTATTCTTGGACCAATATTCTTAACATTGCTGCTTCTTTTTGTTAGTGGCATACCCCTGCTTGAG GAATCAGCAGACAAGAAACATGGAAATGTAGCTGAATATAGAGTATATAAGAGGACAACAAG CCCTCTCATTCTGCTGCCCCCTGGATTATACGGAAAGCTTCCTCCATGGTTCAAAACTGTATTCCTTTTTGAGTTTCCTTTGTACAGTCGCAATCTTGCCCAAGACGAGTTAAGCTG A
- the LOC104103406 gene encoding uncharacterized protein isoform X1, with protein MGTVIDSHFLGLTAIVTVGYQFIFFIITALLKFDKVTDFAGGTNFIVLAALTLILKGSWNFRQVVLSVFVVVWGLRLGLFLLMRILQWGEDRRFDDKRDNLGKLAVFWIFQAIWVWTVSLPVTVVNASDHQPSLQAVDIIGWIMWSIGFSVEITADQQKLAFKNSPENRGKWCNVGVWKYSRHPNYFGEILLWWGIFVASTPVLEGAEWLVILGPIFLTLLLLFVSGIPLLEESADKKHGNVAEYRVYKRTTSPLILLPPGLYGKLPPWFKTVFLFEFPLYSRNLAQDELSW; from the exons ATGGGGACAGTAATCGACTCCCATTTCTTGGGACTAACTGCCATTGTTACA GTTGGTTACCAGTTTATCTTTTTTATAATTACAGCACTCCTCAAGTTTGATAAAGTGACTGACTTCGCGG GAGGTACAAATTTCATTGTGCTTGCTGCTTTAACTTTGATACTAAAGGGTTCATGGAATTTTCGACAG GTGGTTTTGTCTGTGTTTGTCGTGGTATGGGGCCTTCGACTCGGGCTATTTCTATTAATGAG GATATTACAGTGGGGCGAGGATAGACGTTTTGATGATAAGCGTGATAATCTGGGTAAATTGGCAGTATTTTGGATATTTCAG GCAATCTGGGTATGGACTGTTAGTTTACCGGTAACAGTTGTTAATGCAAGTGACCACCAGCCATCTCTTCAAGCAGTAGACATTATTGGTTGGATTATGTGGTCTATTGGATTTTCAGTGGAGATTACAGCTGACCAACAAAAGTTGGCATTCAAGAACTCCCCAGAGAATAGAGGAAAGTGGTGCAATGTTGGAGTTTGGAAGTATTCCCGTCATCCAAACTATTTTGGCGAG ATCCTTCTGTGGTGGGGAATATTTGTGGCTTCGACACCAGTGCTTGAGGGTGCTGAATGGCTCGTTATTCTTGGACCAATATTCTTAACATTGCTGCTTCTTTTTGTTAGTGGCATACCCCTGCTTGAG GAATCAGCAGACAAGAAACATGGAAATGTAGCTGAATATAGAGTATATAAGAGGACAACAAG CCCTCTCATTCTGCTGCCCCCTGGATTATACGGAAAGCTTCCTCCATGGTTCAAAACTGTATTCCTTTTTGAGTTTCCTTTGTACAGTCGCAATCTTGCCCAAGACGAGTTAAGCTGGTAA